Within the Ranitomeya imitator isolate aRanImi1 chromosome 8, aRanImi1.pri, whole genome shotgun sequence genome, the region gtgtcattggtgccaacatgtatcagaagaaatgggtggacgtccttggagctgaagagctttggtatcctatcggtcacatccttgatcatcgcacctggaaggcagcatacttctcttgcagttatgtccggtctgcagatggctgcttctgtgcctctcagtagtgagtctcccaccaccaccactcttcgttgcttcttggctgtactttttgctgtcacttgttgctgtgtgcccttttcttttttgcttgctggtattgcttcattcttaggtgtgccatcttcatcctctacaaagatttgatatcggttcttcagttgtgtggttggtgatttctccatggtcttcttgcttcttttggtcacatgcttccactcatctgcttttggaggttctctgacactttttgcaccttctgtgaccagtagagatgcttctgttctgtctagaaagtcttcattctctttgatgagtttcaaagttgctattctttcttccagaccccgcaccttttcttctaaaagggccactagtctacacttctgacaggtgaaattggattcttcttctggtcgatctgtgaacatgtagcacatgctgcagctcaccatgtaggttgtcacatctgccatgttgctcctagatcctgctgacttgctgtgtgttttcctccttgtgtaatctactcagccaagctctcttgcaataatgtcctacaggcaaaaatttgcgcgccgtaaggcgcgcggtttggtgatgctttcgaagcagctggtcccggctgtacccaacgatcttctagcttagggagacttcgcttctcccagaaggcacctggaatatgcaaattagcctcctgaagcttgaatccctggtttggtgatgctttcgaagcagctggtcccggctgtacccaacgatcttctagcttagggagacttcgcttctcccagaaggcacctggaatatgcaaattagcctcctgaagcttgaatccctggtttggtgatgctttcgaagcagctggtcccggctgtacccaacgatcttctagcttagggagacttcgcttctcccagaaggcacctggaatatgcaaattagcctcctgaagcttgaatccctggtttggtgatgctttcgaagcagctggtcccggctgtacccaacgatcttctagcttagggagacttcgcttctcccagaaggcacctggaatatgcaaattagcctcctgaagcttgaatccctggtttggtgattctttcgaagcagctggtcccggctgtacccaacgatcttctagcttagggagacttcgcttctcccagaaggcacctggaatatgcaaattagcctcctgaagcttgaatccctggtttggtgatgctttcgaagcagctggtcccggctgtacccaacgatcttctagcttagggagacttcgcttctcccagaaggcacctggaatatgcaaattagcctcctgaagcttgaatccctggttaacaATAACGATATAatattttgtttttcttgtttAAACTGAACGGTGATCTCGTTTGTAAAGTGTATATACAATACGCCTCCCCAGTAAGAAGGCGTCTTTTGATGTCCCCACCACGGTTTGAGCATTTAACCAGTTCTATGCCCTGGACAGACATGGCTGCAATGTTACCTCCGTGGCAAGTAGCAAAAATCCTGGCAACCATAGATACATTTCTATTACCTCCGTTGAAATTACTTGTATCTCTTATATGTTCAGAGATTCTCGTTTTGAGCTTTCTGGTGGTACATCCCACATACGAAATTTTACACTGTGATCTTGTATACCCCATTTTTAGAGTGGCAATTTATAAAATCTCTAATTTTATAACTTTTAGAGTTCTCATAATTAGTGAATCTATTGCCTGATTGGCTAGATGCACATGTGCTGCATGCGATAGTGCCGCATTTATAGAAGCCTTTACATTCCAACCACGTATTAGATTTAGGTTTGGATGTATATTGACTTGGAGAAATTATATCTCCTATGGTTGGGGCTCTTCTGGCTACTATATTAATGTCATAATTTAGTATATTTGACAAAATGTCATCCTGTTCTAAAATAGGTAGCCGTTTCTGTATAATAGATTTGATCTCATTGAAATGGGAATTATACTGAAGGCAAACATACGGTTTATTTTGCTTGACTGCCCTACTTTTTTTAGATTTAAAATTAGATTTTAATAGATTTTCTCTATCTTTTTTATCCACCATATTTCGGGCTCTTTTTAGGCACCATTTAGGATAGCTGCGCCTATCAAGTCGTGTTTCCAAATGATCAAACTCTTTCTCTATCTGTTGTTTTACTGCAATTTCTCTTGACTCTAGTAAATTCTCCCACCTGTATGGATTTAATTGTGTGGGAGGGGCGATTACTCTTGGCGTGTAAAACCTTATTTCCACTCATAGGTTTGATATGCGTTTTGCAGTGAATAGATTTACCGCAGTCACCCTCCAGTTCTAGATCAGGGAACGATATACACTTTTTGTTGTGCCTGTGCGTAAACCTAATATCAAAAGAAAGACCTAAGAAAATTAAAAGAtgaatgtgataaaaaaaaacaattaccaaAAAATCCAATCTTAGATTTAATCAGTATCACAATTAAATCCATACTGGTGGGAGAATTTACTAGAGAAATTGCAGTAAAACAACAGATAGAGAAAGAGAGTTAGACATGATTAAGATcgcatagatcgaaacgcgttgtctatcctcatgactgcatcCACCTTTGAGCAAGGATTTTAATCACGCTATATTTATATGCACCAATAAAGTATTTCAAGATTTTAGAAGCTGGAGTATGCACCTTATCTTCATCTTTCATTAAATCACTAAACCAATCTCATCTTCAGACCAAGTAAAGCTGTAGCTATGAAGCATATCCAAGACCATAATCTAAAGCGGCGCCATGCTTATATTCTCGCCAAATAGTACCCTGACACTCGGGGAGGTCCATCAAAACTCCAGTAATGGACGAAAAAAGTGGAGCTGTTTCAATAGGAACCAGTCGATTACAAAAGTGACAAGCCAGGAAGATTTACTTGACGAACAGCTATATAGAAGATTTCTGCAATTAAATAGTGCAATTTGTCCAATTATATTTACGGTAATTTAGAAATGTAGGGTCGCGCGAGATGAAATTGTAATGGAGTTGTCAGAAtataacctattgtttaaatctAGGTTTTTTTTgtatgaatgtgtttttttttgttaatggatttatttttattttttttcatattacaaTCTTTATTTAGAGAAAAATTAGTAAATTtatcttttttcacattttttttaaagctcttcctgtcttttcaggaagagtttacagtATTCTTATCAGCAGAGGTAGGAATACAATGACAGTTAACACCTCTGTTCATAGCGGATAATACAGGAATCACAAgaggcgatgtcacagctgaccttaTCCCCATCCCTTCACAGTcaactttgcacatgctcattagatgcttcaataggaAAGAAAAGGTCGGAGTCCGATCACGTGTGGTTTCctgaatatgcaaatagcctcttcagaaggaagaggacttgatctctggcgtcacctattggatgtagcaatcctgaaAGTCGGTTGCCCGCTTGGGACAAGTTGGTCCAGAATGCCCTAGGATATTTGGGTGGATTGGAGACATGCTGAGCAGCAGCTTCGCTCTGGTGAACCTGGCACTCTGCTTGGCAGTCAGTGAGTTCAGCTCCcggctgtacatactgtatatcctgTAATTTTGTAGTATACAATGATCTGAGCATGTGTCAATATTTactgaaaaagggaaaaaaattcccatATCATAATCCGCCATATTGACTTAGACTTTGCCTATTGTGTTTACTGATTTTTCCAGACAAAACCTTTTCTGTCCGGTCTAATCCGTCTTTACACCGGAGCCCTTTTTATTCAAGCCTGAGTAAATAGAAATATTATTCACGACAAGCAGCCCTTACAACTCTTATTTACACAGTTATTACCTACATGAATAATCGCCGAGCCGCCATCAGATTCTGCTGACACCCAGAGGACGGTCATGTATTGTCTGCAGCAGCTAAACAAGCTAAGGAACTCCATTGTCCTAAAAAATAGTTCCCACGGATCTGGGTGGCTCATACATGCTCCTGATGCTTGTTGTACACCTTGTcgccctctgctccattcattgcctaTAGGGTTGTCTGTCCCATACACAGTTATTGGAGCTGAGGCGGCACATGTGTAAATCAAATTGGTTaccttctctccccccccccccaaaaaaaaaaacaatgttgaaATTCATGACTATGAAACCAATCACCAGGAACCGAAGGCCAGGGCAGCGGACCTGTGAATGACAAAAGTGGTGTAAGAGAAATGACAAATTTATTATTTAGCAACTCCCGGACCCTCTTATTATTGCTATGTTCTAGAGTTGGGGCTGACCTCCGAGTATAGTAACAGCGATCGGGGCACTTTCGTTCATTCCCTGTTCTGCTACTTAAATGAAGCTTCTTTTTCCGTTATTCTGTTTTTCTGGCAATCGGAAAGGAATGTGACCGGCTCCCGAGAGCTGAACTAATAATCACATGTCTGTGTATCTCCTCGGCTAATCTGCTGGATATGTAACGCCCTTATCTATTCTTCCCCTTTTATTTCCATTTACAACTTTAatggtccaattttttttttatatgtcgtTTAGAAGAAATAGTTTACTTCTGATTTTCCACTTTTGGTTGaaaaaaataacatagtaacatagtaacatagttagtaaggccgaaaaaagacatttgtccatccagttcagcctatattccatcataataaatccccagatctacgtccttctacagaacctaataattctatgatacaatattgttctgctccaggaagacatccaggcctctcttgaacccctcgactgagttcgccatcaccacctcctcaggcaagcaattccagattctcactgccctaacagtaaagaatcctcttctatgttggtggaaaaaccttctctcctccagacgcaaagaatgcccccttgtgcccgtcaccttccttggtataaacagatcctcagcgagatatttgtattgtccccttatatacttatacatggttattagatcgcccctcagtcgtcttttttctagactaaataatcctaatttcgctaatctatctgggtattgtagttctcccatcccctttattaattttgttgccctcctttgtactctctctagttccattatatccttcctgagcaccggtgcccaaaactggacacagtactccatgtgcggtctaactagggatttgtacagaggcagtataatgctctcatcattatAAGCCTTATAAGAATGGCATTTCATGGATATTTGTCATTTTTGCCGCATGAAATGATCACTGTACTTTTCAATCACCGTGATTTCATTTGATCGATAATGTAATAAATTGAAATTCCTCAAATTATTTTATTTAGAAATTTGTGTTGCCAAAAGTCCCAAAAATATGACTCAACAGTCCCAGCGCTAGATGACTACCTTATGTAAAACTTGCTGTCCTCTGCCTGTTGTCAAGTCTAATCCATCTCCAAAATACTGGAAGTGGGTTCAGGTTTCTGCGCTCCTGTCTGCTTCATttctgctctctgctctcctgtcTGTGAAACATCTTACAGATATAAAAGAGAGAATAGCTTGAAGTTGAAGGCAAGCAAGCTATTGGTAAATTGGGCAGACTATTGGTGAAAGTGAGGAAAAGGAAGTTCTAGcacatatagtgctaacataaTGGTAATGAAGATAAACCTGtctatttaaaaaacaaacaaataggaaGCAACAGAGCTTCACTCTTACAGCTTACATGGATAAGGCACAAAGATAGTCCTTGCTTACTCTTACAGCTGTGGTCCCACAGCTCAGGACTCGCAGAATCTATGTTCCATGTATAGTATATATTCATCTTTTAGCCTCACTAACCTGATATAGGGTTCAGATTGAGAACAATTTGCTTCTGAGAAGATGACCAGCTCCATCAGATGATCACTGTCAGTCTATGTGGAATGATCAGATTAATGGACATGCGCAAGTGAGATCTTTTGAAACAATGCAACCTTTGTAGGAAATGTTCCTGGAGTGTAATATTGCGCAGACCTATATATGCAGTATAGTGCATTTATTTTAAACATTAGAGCCATATTATATAATACTGTGCTTTTATATCGTTTCAGCTGAATCAAAATGTGGAGGCCCAAAGAGCTCGCCTACGTGATGACATCAAAGAGTACAAGTTCCGAGAAGCCAGGTTACTCCAAGATTATACCGAGCTGGAGGAGGAGAACATCTCTCTGCAGAAGCAAGTTTCAGTTCTTAAGCAAAATCAGGTAAGTGCTAGTAGTGTCTGTGCACTTATAGGAAATCTGTCAGCACAaaacgactgttcaaaccaagcactgaCACGACGtggacccttggtgtggccaaggagTTCtaagcaccttcccacctacttatttTCCATCTCTTTCCATCCCGCTTCTCCTTGATTGACAACTCTGACTTTACAGGAACTAgtagggtggagatagatggaaaacaagtaggtggaaagGTGACTTTAATTGCTCAGCAAAGGTGCaccttgtgcttggtttgaacagttattttATGCAAACATTGTTTTCGATATAATATTAGAAATCCCCAAACAGTCTGTGATTATGTCTGTCAGAGTATTTTATTATTAAGCATTTAACTGTATGTGTAGTTTTAGATTTCAGAATATTTGTTGTCTTTTGGATAGTTTCTGACTTTTTTTATTGTCATATTCAGGTTTTTAATTTTAGAATTTTGACTAAATAAGAGGAACTCCTAGCTCTGTTCTGCAAAATAGTGTTTAGCAAGATGTCACAGTTTGTTGTTATGGAATTGAGGATGTTACATTTCTGATGATATttctcaatttgttttttttttttaaacaagtttATAATATACAGCATATAGAGGTTAAGGCCGATGCACATGGCGGAGACTGGCTCCATACTAACTGCTGAGTTTTACAGAGCTGTAATATAGCATTTTTAGAAATCTTCAGGCTAATAGTGCGCCTCCATAGGCCTTTGTCATGCCCCATCGGAAGCTGGGTTTCAGTGATCTCAATGCCTTGAATATATTCGTCATGTGGTTCATGGCGCTATACAATAGTGCATCGAGGGCACTTGGTTTCCTACTCCATGATCTGTGTGCTCCCACACAGGCTACAAGCACACGTTTCGGTGGTACGTGGCCTTATAGGGGGTAATCCTGCTCTTCTCACTTCCGCATCTGGAGGTGACCAGATTGGTGTTGTCAAGTCTACAAATATCTGCCGTCACCTGTGCGCTACTTAGATGCAATTCCTGCACCTATCCTATTTTAATGACTAGGGTGGGGATGTGATATCTCCACTCATGCTGCCGACAGGCTCGCATATATCTGTAGACTTGGCGTCATCGTTACCATTCACCTGCAGTTGTGGAAGTGAGCAAAGCTGGATTAATCCCGTCTGTACACCTTCCATAGCTGAGCGTCCGACCTTTCTTGACCATGGCGTAAACGTGAATATTTGAACGTGTTCTTAATAAGGAGAGGGAAATAATTTGCTGTCAGACATCTTTGGTGATGGATTATCTCCtttgagaacaaaaggatcgggtaTGATGAAATTCAGCATGCCCAATCCTTTTTTATCCCCTTGCTACTGTCTCTAATAGTAGAGTCTGGAGACCACTAAACACGTAAGATAGTTGTTCGGCGCCACTCATGTGGGTTGGATGACTTTGCTCTTTTGTTTATTGGGGTCTTTAGGGATAATTGTGTTGCACCAATGTtgacttaattaaaaaaaaaaaaagattgatctAGTCATAACTTTGTGTGACAGAGGTATGTATACTCTATAATAAAAAGACATGGGAGGGATCATCAAGACTGGTGTTATAGACCAGTTCTTGACCCATTATTCACTGGAGTAAGATGCAACAAAAGTTGGTGTAAAAATTCTAAAGGTAGCTAAGTTTTTGCACATAAACGTGTGACTTTTCAATTCCAGTTCCATTTTTCGGTCAAAACAGTACAAAACTTACTGGGTTGTATATGTACATAACCATTCCATCCACTCGAAGAAATCAATGATGGGGATGTATTATTGGGTTTTCACAATGTGTCAGgcgttaaaaacaaacaaaaagaaaaagcCCCAAATTTTGGCAAATTTTAACCTTCATATTCTATGTCTGAATCAGACTTTGGTAGAGTTCAGTCTTTAGATAAACATAAATCATTCAATTAAGGGTAGAGTAGAGCAAAATGATTCACAGGACCCTCGTCTGTAGCCATCAGCCATCGGATCAGAGCCCTGCAAATCTGCGATGATGGTGCTTTGGACCTACAAAACAGAAGAGGACGAAGGTAGGAGCAGATTATCATCCGTCTGGTATGGCAGCCATAGACTGCTGATGTGGCTCCCGTACCAGAGtcctacagttttttttttttttttttttcttggctcaaCTCTAGGTAAGGAATCTTATAAAATTCTGGCAAGTATGGGCAAATTCATGACCTGTTAGCAGAATTGAAATGGCACCATTTCTGTTAACTTGAAAAGATTTGAACAAAATACTTGTATAAGCAATTTTGTAGGCTAAAAACCAATGTCGCGGAATTAGGGGGTGAACTGGGATTATGGATTCCACtaattgcggggggggggggggggggggtcttgatGATCTGGAGTTATTAAACGGAATTGCTTGAAATTAGACATATGCTATCCCATATGGCTGAAAAGGCTGCCGGACATGGCTCCTCTCTCTAATAGAGGGAGATTCAGAAGAAGGGGCTAATGTCCTCACGATCATGGTCAAACCTGGTGGAATAGCAGACACAAAAAGCACTTATCCCAATGTTATTTTCTCTTGTGTAGTCAATCAATAACTGGTCTTCATGCTTCAATGTTTAGAAGATGTGTTATGAGTGGAAGTGGATATTCTGAAATCTCATTCATTGTATATTATAATTATAGCATAAATAATTCAGAGATTGTTGATATCTTCTTTATGGTCTGCCACCAGGTGGAGTTTGAGGGTCTCAAACATGAAATTAAAAGATTGGAGGAAGAGACGGAGTTCCTGAACAGCCAGCTCGAAGATGCCATCCGATTAAAAGAGATTTCAGAAAGACAACTGGAAGAATCTCTGGAGACCCTGAAGACTGAACGCGAACAGAAAAACAACCTGCGAAAGGAGCTGTCCCACTATATGAACATCAACGACTCCATGTTCAGCAACCACCTAAACTTCTCCTTGGATGGGCTAAAGTTCAGTGACGAAATCACAGAGCCCAACAACGATGACGTTGTGAATGGTTTCGAGCATAATGGAGTCATCAAGATGAATGCTGATAATAAAGTGTCCAACCCCAACAAGAACGATCCAGCGCCAAGTCTGGTTTCAGATCTGCTAAGTGAGCTAAATATCTCTGAAATACAGAAACTCAAACAACAACTGATGCAGGTATATGCCATATATGTTACTACATCAGTAGGACCAAGCCCACTGCTATGCTATGTAGTTAAAAGGGTTTCGTAGACATTATTGTCTAATACATGTGAGTCTCACTGCAGAATGGGGGTTCCTTGATCCATTGCCATGTCCGCTGGTAAGGCTTCGTTCAGTGGATAAATGAGTTACTGTGCAAGTACGGCTCTCTAGGACTTCTGTATTAGCATCTACACCACCAGGCATGACGGAGGTCAGGGCATCATGCCCATTCTGCAGTTTTTCGAACTCCTCTAGTAGTAGACAAGTGCGAGTACCAGGGGTGGAACATGAGTTGTGCTATGCTCTCCTGATGAGACCTTGGCCCCTTTATTTTGAGAACTGGACAATTTTTTATATGTACAGTAGGTAGTATACCCATTGCCTGACACCACCAGTAAGTAAATTATATAAGCATTTGTTAAGATGAATTACAAATGGAAACGTAAAAAAATATAAAGCCACAATACACTGTGGTCTAAATAGTAAGACAACTCAATATATTGCGCAAATTTGTAATATTTAGCATTGATAATGTAACGTGTGTGAGAGTTTCTTTGTACTGACCATGATTTTCTTCGTAACTAGGTGGAACGAGAAAAGGTTAGTTTGTTGTCTACTCTTCAGGAATCTCAGAAACAACTGGAGAACACCAAAGGTGTTCTGTCCGAGCAGAACGACAAGGTTAGCAGGCTCACCGAAAATCTAAATGCCATGAAGAAACTTCATGCCTCCAAGGAACGCCAGTCCTCTCTAGACCATGAGAAAGAGCGGGATAGTCACGAAGATGGAGATTATTATGAGGTTGACATTAATGGTCCTGAGATCTTAGAATGCAAGTACAAGGTAGCCTCGGCAGAAATACTCGACCTGAAAGAAGAACTGAAGACTGTAAAGACCAAATACGAGGAATGCGAGTCAAAATACGAAGAGGACAAGAACAGGTTTGAGAGTGAAACACACGCCATGGTAGAAAAGATCTCCTTACTTGAGAAGACCACACGACAAGACAGAGACCAAGTTGTCAGGCTCGAGAAAGAGTTAAAGAAAGTGAGTGATGTAGCTGGAGAGACACAAGGAAGTCTCACCGTGGCCCAAGATGAGCTGGTTACATTTAGCGAAGAGCTGGCCAATTTGTACCATCATGTGTGTATGTGTAATAATGAAACGCCCAACCGGGTCATGTTGGATTATTACAAGGAGGGCAAAGGTGGAAGAAACAGTCCTGAAGGCAAAGGCCGTAGGTCACCCATACTTCTTTCTAAGGGTCTGTTGAACAACGAAAATGGCCATAGTGAGTCTGGATCTCCTGTATCTCCAATCCCATCTCCTGTTTCTGATCCTAGAAGAGAACCCATGAACATTTATAACCTGATAGCTATAATCCGTGATCAGATCAAGCATTTACAGGCTGCAGTGGACAGGACCACAGAACTATCCCGGCAGCAAGTAGCCAGCCAAGAGCTTGGACCGGCGGTGGATAGAGACAAAGAAGCACTCATGGAAGACATCTTGAAGCTGAAGTCTCTTTTGAGCACTAAGAGGGAACAGATTGCTACGTTGAGAACTGTGCTCAAAGCCAACAAACAAGTAAGTCCCAATTTGATATGGAGCTTAAGCAattattttttcaattataatttattCATTGCGTGATACGCTCTGAGGAAAGTAGGTTAGTTCTCATTATTTCAGAAGGGGAAAGTATATTTGCAATTAATCTCTACAGCAGCTGAATCCTCAACCATTTCTTAGCTTGAATGGACCATTCTGACCCTATTTCTTATTCAATCTTATCTTTACTTTAAAGAAACGTTTTCTACTGCGGTGCATCAAATGGATGTATAGTGTTGATTTTCCAGATTAAGGCTTCAAACCGTAATATTCTTCAGTTAATGTCCTTACATTGATAAATATAATAGTAATTTAGGACTAgaataaaatcattttattttttttgtaaacctacatatttttttttttaatcactgttgGAAATTGACAAGTTTTTACGTTTTATAGAGGTATCTCTATAAAAATAATTTGATCATAACAATAACATTTCTTATAgtgaatttccttttttttttttctttttcagactgCGGAGGTCGCACTCGCCAACTTGAAGAGCAAGTATGAGAATGAGAAGACCATGGTGACGGAGACCATGATGAAACTGCGCAATGAGCTGAAGGCTCTCAAGGAAGACGCTGCTACATTCTCCTCCCTCAGAGCCATGTTTGCTACAAGGTATGTAGACATGACCGATTGCATACACATTcctaaactttttttcttttttttttaaataattttgtccAACATGGAAAGctatgaaactttgcaaatcacttcaTTAAGAGATTTGTCttaattcctgtaaaaaaaaacaaaacatataagtGGCTTCCAAACCCCGGCTTTtccctcagtctatttctctacctTCAGCTGCCCTAATATCCAAGCgttctcatttggagtacagatgatggcggtGATGGGTCAACACCTGTCTCCTCCTTGACGTGATCTGCTTACCAGGACAATCTCTTCCAGCAGCTTATCCCCAGAATTAGTGAGACATATAGgtgctgagctgacccatcactgccatcatctgtgctCCCAAAGAGTACTTTCTGATATCGGTGCAGCTTAAGGCAAGATAATATACTGGGAAAAAGCCGAGGTTTAGAAGTCACTTGCATGCATTGAATGAAGAAACATCCCCTAATCAAGTATGTTCCAAAATTTCATAattttccatgctggacaaaactcttataaaaaaaatataaataaaagttTAGTTACACTTGGACTTTGAAGGCGTTGTCCACTATTTTTGAC harbors:
- the BICD2 gene encoding protein bicaudal D homolog 2 isoform X2: MTDVSPAPLPGMALLMEEDEYDKLVMQSGSDWLRAETRRLFRELGETTREKIQAAEYGLVVLDEKQQLKQQYDELELEYETVRQELEQLKEAFGQAHSNHKKVAADGESREESLIQESATKEEYYMKKVLELQTELKQSKNVVANTVSENERLSSLAQELRELNQNVEAQRARLRDDIKEYKFREARLLQDYTELEEENISLQKQVSVLKQNQVEFEGLKHEIKRLEEETEFLNSQLEDAIRLKEISERQLEESLETLKTEREQKNNLRKELSHYMNINDSMFSNHLNFSLDGLKFSDEITEPNNDDVVNGFEHNGVIKMNADNKVSNPNKNDPAPSLVSDLLSELNISEIQKLKQQLMQVEREKVSLLSTLQESQKQLENTKGVLSEQNDKVSRLTENLNAMKKLHASKERQSSLDHEKERDSHEDGDYYEVDINGPEILECKYKVASAEILDLKEELKTVKTKYEECESKYEEDKNRFESETHAMVEKISLLEKTTRQDRDQVVRLEKELKKVSDVAGETQGSLTVAQDELVTFSEELANLYHHVCMCNNETPNRVMLDYYKEGKGGRNSPEGKGRRSPILLSKGLLNNENGHSESGSPVSPIPSPVSDPRREPMNIYNLIAIIRDQIKHLQAAVDRTTELSRQQVASQELGPAVDRDKEALMEDILKLKSLLSTKREQIATLRTVLKANKQTAEVALANLKSKYENEKTMVTETMMKLRNELKALKEDAATFSSLRAMFATRCDEYVTQLDEMQRQLAAAEDEKKTLNSLLRMAIQQKLALTQRLEHLELDNEQARRVRTKSTSKTKTSNPSL
- the BICD2 gene encoding protein bicaudal D homolog 2 isoform X1, giving the protein MTDVSPAPLPGMALLMEEDEYDKLVMQSGSDWLRAETRRLFRELGETTREKIQAAEYGLVVLDEKQQLKQQYDELELEYETVRQELEQLKEAFGQAHSNHKKVAADGESREESLIQESATKEEYYMKKVLELQTELKQSKNVVANTVSENERLSSLAQELRELNQNVEAQRARLRDDIKEYKFREARLLQDYTELEEENISLQKQVSVLKQNQVEFEGLKHEIKRLEEETEFLNSQLEDAIRLKEISERQLEESLETLKTEREQKNNLRKELSHYMNINDSMFSNHLNFSLDGLKFSDEITEPNNDDVVNGFEHNGVIKMNADNKVSNPNKNDPAPSLVSDLLSELNISEIQKLKQQLMQVEREKVSLLSTLQESQKQLENTKGVLSEQNDKVSRLTENLNAMKKLHASKERQSSLDHEKERDSHEDGDYYEVDINGPEILECKYKVASAEILDLKEELKTVKTKYEECESKYEEDKNRFESETHAMVEKISLLEKTTRQDRDQVVRLEKELKKVSDVAGETQGSLTVAQDELVTFSEELANLYHHVCMCNNETPNRVMLDYYKEGKGGRNSPEGKGRRSPILLSKGLLNNENGHSESGSPVSPIPSPVSDPRREPMNIYNLIAIIRDQIKHLQAAVDRTTELSRQQVASQELGPAVDRDKEALMEDILKLKSLLSTKREQIATLRTVLKANKQTAEVALANLKSKYENEKTMVTETMMKLRNELKALKEDAATFSSLRAMFATRCDEYVTQLDEMQRQLAAAEDEKKTLNSLLRMAIQQKLALTQRLEHLELDNEQARRVRTKSTSKTKTSNPSVSHVRSCADRSEGSVLNNQVFCSEKYKICCD